From Bradyrhizobium symbiodeficiens, the proteins below share one genomic window:
- a CDS encoding DUF2155 domain-containing protein, translating to MSNKPDSLLKPREMFRTITLTGFAALLAATALTAATPAQAQIGTIFSDPPPLRPPGNIPRGQPQPQQIPDDDEEVPELPPQGRVLPSRPMPPPQGRQGNVMPGPVEIQPLAPPPGSTVAPPNQLPSTAVAPPGAPGRQPQQKGGPGGAVPQTPASLQPGDEVVTEPPAQKIVNKKATFSGLDKITGRIINFDEEIGETVQFGALRVKTDACYTRPATEAANTDAFVEVDEITLQGEVKRIFSGWMYAASPGLHGVEHPIYDIWLTDCKEPQQTIATAAPDPATKPAPPPPAQKKAAPKQVQQRPPQPLPPIQQQQPAPPPPPPPEQRPGLFGIPGFGR from the coding sequence ATGTCCAACAAGCCCGATTCGCTGTTGAAGCCGCGCGAGATGTTTCGAACCATTACCCTGACAGGTTTTGCGGCGCTTTTGGCCGCCACCGCACTGACGGCTGCGACGCCGGCCCAGGCGCAGATCGGCACGATCTTTTCCGATCCGCCGCCGCTGCGGCCGCCCGGCAACATTCCGCGCGGCCAGCCCCAGCCGCAGCAGATCCCCGATGACGACGAGGAAGTGCCGGAACTGCCGCCGCAGGGCCGCGTGCTGCCGTCGCGCCCGATGCCTCCGCCTCAGGGACGGCAGGGCAATGTGATGCCGGGGCCGGTCGAGATCCAGCCGCTGGCGCCGCCACCGGGCTCCACCGTCGCGCCCCCAAACCAGCTACCGTCCACCGCGGTCGCACCGCCGGGCGCGCCGGGTCGCCAGCCGCAGCAGAAGGGCGGGCCGGGTGGTGCCGTGCCGCAGACCCCGGCAAGCCTGCAGCCGGGCGACGAGGTCGTCACCGAGCCGCCCGCCCAGAAGATTGTGAACAAGAAGGCGACGTTCTCAGGCCTCGACAAGATCACCGGGCGGATCATCAATTTCGACGAGGAGATCGGCGAGACCGTCCAGTTCGGCGCGCTTAGGGTCAAGACCGACGCCTGCTACACGCGGCCCGCGACTGAAGCCGCCAACACCGACGCCTTCGTCGAGGTCGACGAGATCACCTTGCAGGGTGAGGTGAAGCGGATCTTCTCGGGCTGGATGTATGCGGCAAGCCCGGGCCTGCATGGCGTCGAGCATCCGATCTACGACATCTGGCTCACCGACTGCAAAGAGCCGCAGCAGACCATTGCGACCGCAGCGCCGGATCCTGCGACCAAGCCTGCGCCGCCGCCGCCCGCGCAGAAGAAGGCCGCGCCGAAGCAGGTGCAACAGCGTCCGCCGCAGCCTCTGCCGCCGATCCAGCAACAGCAACCGGCACCGCCTCCGCCCCCGCCGCCGGAGCAGCGACCGGGCCTGTTCGGCATTCCCGGGTTTGGCCGATAG
- the aat gene encoding leucyl/phenylalanyl-tRNA--protein transferase produces the protein MTSRDSAPSEITPAVLLRAYACGIFPMAESAEDPTLFWVEPELRGVIPLDGFRVASRLARTVRSDVFRVTVNTAFKATMAGCAAPQAGREDTWINKRIRDLYGGLYELGHCHSVEAWQGEHLVGGLYGVSLGRAFFGESMFHTARDASKVALVHLVARLIHGGFELLDTQYVTDHLKSFGAAEISRRRYTALLDKALAGEPGDFLKLSAGEAIPGARALEIIATRQ, from the coding sequence ATGACTTCGCGCGACTCCGCTCCGTCTGAAATCACACCGGCCGTGCTGCTGCGCGCCTATGCCTGCGGCATCTTTCCGATGGCCGAAAGCGCCGAAGATCCGACCCTGTTCTGGGTCGAGCCGGAGCTGCGCGGCGTCATTCCCCTCGACGGATTTCGTGTCGCCTCGCGGCTCGCGCGCACCGTGCGTTCGGATGTATTTCGCGTCACCGTCAACACCGCGTTCAAGGCGACGATGGCCGGCTGCGCCGCGCCGCAGGCCGGACGCGAGGACACCTGGATCAACAAGCGCATCCGTGACCTCTATGGCGGCCTGTACGAGCTCGGCCATTGCCACAGCGTCGAGGCCTGGCAGGGCGAGCACCTCGTCGGCGGTCTGTATGGCGTGAGCCTCGGACGGGCCTTCTTCGGCGAGAGCATGTTCCACACCGCGCGCGATGCCTCCAAGGTCGCGCTGGTGCATCTGGTCGCGCGGCTGATCCATGGCGGCTTCGAGCTGCTCGACACCCAGTATGTCACGGACCATCTGAAGAGCTTCGGCGCGGCCGAGATCTCGCGGCGGCGCTACACCGCGCTGCTCGACAAGGCGCTCGCGGGCGAGCCCGGCGATTTCCTGAAGCTCTCTGCGGGTGAGGCGATCCCGGGCGCACGCGCACTCGAGATCATCGCGACCAGGCAATGA
- a CDS encoding sensor histidine kinase: MNQRTPTLLYIDDDGALARLVDRGLTRRGYRVIHAASGEDGLERIRRACAQSNVDGIIDVVALDQYMPGLDGLETLEQIMAIPGSPPVVFVTASQDSSIAVTALKAGAADYLVKDVTGDFIPLLHVAAEGALRQAELQRAREEAEAEIHASRDRYAALAAEREMLLREVNHRVGNSLQIIASLLHLQASSAAQDEVKAALTNAMGRVAAVAQVHRRLYTSQDLKSVVLNQYLDSLLEDLRRSAEGNRMSRLTLKAEPIEIDPDRAVAVGIIVNELVMNAVKYAYPDRAGPIHVELHGHGEDVLLSITDNGVGDNVKVDPRSTGMGQRIVAAMASKLDAVVERDPAHSGTRIVLKFARMPAAPGRTSTAAAS; encoded by the coding sequence ATGAACCAGCGCACGCCAACCCTGCTCTACATCGACGACGACGGCGCGCTGGCGCGCCTGGTCGATCGCGGCCTGACGCGGCGCGGCTACAGGGTCATCCACGCCGCCAGCGGCGAGGACGGCCTGGAGCGCATCCGCCGCGCGTGTGCCCAAAGCAACGTCGACGGCATCATCGACGTGGTGGCACTCGACCAGTACATGCCCGGCCTCGACGGGCTGGAGACGCTGGAGCAGATCATGGCGATCCCGGGCTCGCCGCCGGTGGTGTTCGTCACGGCCTCGCAGGATTCCAGCATCGCGGTCACCGCGCTGAAGGCCGGCGCGGCCGACTATCTGGTCAAGGACGTCACCGGCGATTTCATCCCCCTGCTCCACGTCGCCGCCGAAGGCGCGCTGCGCCAGGCCGAATTGCAGAGGGCACGCGAGGAAGCCGAAGCCGAGATCCACGCCTCGCGCGACCGCTACGCAGCTCTCGCCGCCGAGCGCGAAATGCTGCTGCGCGAAGTCAACCACCGCGTCGGCAACTCGCTCCAGATCATCGCCTCGCTGCTGCACCTGCAGGCAAGCTCAGCCGCCCAGGACGAGGTCAAGGCGGCGCTGACCAACGCGATGGGCCGCGTCGCCGCGGTCGCGCAGGTGCACCGCCGCCTCTACACCTCGCAGGATCTGAAGAGCGTGGTCCTGAACCAGTATCTGGACTCGCTGCTCGAGGATCTCCGCCGCTCGGCCGAAGGCAACCGGATGTCGCGCCTGACGTTGAAGGCCGAGCCGATCGAGATCGATCCCGACCGCGCGGTCGCCGTCGGCATCATCGTCAACGAACTGGTGATGAACGCGGTGAAATATGCCTATCCCGACCGCGCCGGCCCGATACATGTCGAGTTGCACGGGCACGGCGAGGATGTCCTGCTGTCGATCACCGACAACGGCGTCGGCGACAACGTCAAGGTCGATCCGCGCTCCACCGGCATGGGCCAGCGCATCGTCGCGGCCATGGCCTCCAAGCTCGACGCCGTGGTCGAGCGCGATCCCGCCCATTCGGGAACCCGGATCGTGCTGAAGTTCGCGCGCATGCCCGCAGCCCCCGGCAGGACCAGCACCGCCGCCGCGAGCTGA
- a CDS encoding response regulator produces MTQPVTIIMIEDDEGHARLIERNIRRSGVNNEIVAFPNGTDAMQHLFGADGSGLVQKGNALLILLDLNLPDMSGIDILRQIKENKYLKASPVVVLTTTDDSQEIKRCYELGCNVYITKPVNYENFANAIRQLGLFFSVIQVPPAAP; encoded by the coding sequence ATGACCCAGCCTGTCACCATCATCATGATCGAGGACGACGAGGGCCACGCCCGCCTGATCGAGCGCAACATCCGCCGCTCGGGGGTCAACAACGAGATCGTCGCGTTCCCCAACGGCACGGACGCGATGCAGCATCTGTTCGGCGCCGACGGCAGCGGACTCGTGCAGAAGGGCAACGCGCTGCTGATCCTGCTCGACCTCAACCTGCCCGACATGAGCGGGATCGACATCCTGCGGCAGATCAAGGAAAACAAATATCTGAAGGCTTCGCCCGTGGTGGTGCTGACCACCACGGACGATTCCCAGGAAATCAAGCGTTGCTACGAGCTCGGTTGTAACGTCTACATCACCAAGCCCGTCAACTACGAGAATTTCGCCAATGCCATCCGGCAGCTTGGCCTGTTCTTCTCGGTCATCCAGGTCCCGCCCGCCGCCCCATGA
- a CDS encoding sensor histidine kinase: MTAKAQRRRAFWQILLFSAGLLVLTGISAGSVYLVNKARDDNKWVVHTIEAENQINALLLEIRRAESAARGYLLTQEAVFRIDHERAIAAIMPALDRLTRLTGDNPVQRESIAKLSEAIKTRLGQFGQEMGFIAQGQPEKAAAVVREVASTDATAEIAKIASGMLQEEERLFRQRSENADRSQTFAASMTGIGSGLVVVLALISIWLVRRSARARDEAEARLRDANFNLESIVDERTADLREANDEIQRFAYIVSHDLRSPLVNIMGFTSELEELSGDVFRRIGGLTQVPAGGPPLAPGAPGEIMLEAADKQLSDDVSEALRFIKTSIAKMDRLISAILNLTREGRREFQPVKVDTRELIEAIVSTLAHQAAEAHAEIHLDPLPDIVSDRLALEQIFSNLIDNAIKYLKRGVPGEIRIRGRTKLGYAIFEISDNGRGIDPKDHQRIFDLFRRAGTQDKPGQGIGLAHVRALVRRLGGTMSVSSELDAGSTFTITLPIAWNVNNRNADR; the protein is encoded by the coding sequence GTGACGGCCAAAGCCCAACGACGGCGCGCATTTTGGCAGATCCTGCTGTTTTCAGCGGGACTTTTGGTGCTGACAGGCATCAGCGCGGGTTCAGTCTATCTCGTCAACAAGGCGAGAGATGACAACAAATGGGTGGTTCACACCATCGAGGCGGAGAACCAGATCAACGCCCTGCTGTTGGAAATCCGGCGTGCGGAAAGTGCAGCGCGCGGCTACCTCCTGACGCAAGAAGCGGTTTTCAGGATCGACCATGAGAGGGCGATCGCGGCGATAATGCCGGCCCTCGACAGGCTCACGCGCCTGACCGGCGACAACCCGGTGCAGCGCGAAAGCATCGCGAAACTCAGCGAGGCGATCAAGACCCGGCTCGGGCAGTTCGGGCAAGAGATGGGTTTCATCGCTCAGGGTCAGCCGGAGAAGGCCGCCGCGGTCGTCCGTGAGGTTGCCTCGACTGACGCGACCGCCGAGATCGCCAAAATCGCCTCTGGGATGCTCCAGGAGGAGGAACGGCTATTCCGGCAACGCTCGGAAAACGCCGACCGTAGCCAGACATTCGCGGCCTCGATGACCGGGATTGGCTCCGGCCTCGTCGTGGTGCTGGCGCTGATCTCGATCTGGCTGGTGCGGCGCTCGGCTCGCGCCCGAGACGAGGCTGAAGCGCGGCTGCGCGATGCCAATTTCAATCTCGAATCCATCGTCGACGAGCGCACGGCCGATTTGCGCGAGGCCAACGACGAGATCCAGCGCTTTGCCTATATCGTCAGTCACGATCTGCGCTCGCCGCTCGTCAACATCATGGGCTTCACCAGCGAGCTCGAAGAGCTCAGCGGCGATGTCTTCCGCCGCATCGGCGGCCTCACCCAGGTCCCCGCCGGCGGGCCGCCGCTGGCGCCCGGCGCCCCCGGCGAGATCATGCTCGAAGCGGCCGACAAGCAGCTCTCGGACGATGTTTCCGAAGCGCTCCGGTTCATCAAGACGTCGATCGCCAAGATGGACCGGCTGATTTCGGCCATTCTCAACCTCACCCGCGAGGGCCGACGCGAATTCCAGCCCGTGAAGGTCGACACGCGCGAACTGATCGAGGCCATCGTGTCGACGCTGGCGCACCAGGCCGCCGAGGCCCACGCCGAGATCCACCTCGATCCCCTGCCCGACATCGTGAGCGACCGGCTCGCACTCGAGCAGATCTTCTCCAATCTGATCGACAATGCGATCAAGTATCTGAAGCGCGGAGTGCCCGGCGAGATCAGAATCCGCGGGCGAACCAAGCTCGGATACGCTATCTTCGAGATCAGCGACAATGGCCGCGGGATCGATCCTAAGGATCACCAGCGGATCTTCGACCTGTTCCGCCGGGCGGGAACCCAGGACAAGCCTGGCCAGGGCATCGGTCTTGCGCATGTGCGTGCACTTGTGCGTCGCCTCGGCGGCACCATGTCGGTATCATCGGAACTGGACGCGGGCAGCACCTTCACCATCACGTTGCCGATAGCCTGGAACGTGAACAACCGGAACGCAGATCGATGA
- the accC gene encoding acetyl-CoA carboxylase biotin carboxylase subunit, translating to MFDKILIANRGEIALRILRACKELGIATVAVHSTADADAMHVRLSDESVCIGPPASKDSYLNVPALLAACEITGADAVHPGYGFLSENARFAEILSEHNLHFIGPKAEHIRLMGDKIEAKKTAKKLGIPVVPGSDGAVGPDDDALGIARTIGFPVLVKAAAGGGGRGMKVAHSEADLLMALSTAANEAKSAFGDASVYLEKYLQKPRHIEIQILGDGRGGAIHLGERDCSLQRRHQKVWEEGPSPVLAAAARAKIGETCAKAMRDMKYLGVGTIEFLYEDGEFYFIEMNTRIQVEHPVTESITDIDLVLEQIRIAAGGDLPARQEDIQVIGHAIECRINAENPQTFRPSPGRILQYHPPGGLGVRIDSAVYQGYTIPPYYDSLVGKLIVHGKTRAECLMRLRRALDEMVVEGIETTLPLFRALVREDDIINGDYHIHWLEQYLAGKTEPPPR from the coding sequence ATGTTCGACAAAATACTCATAGCCAATCGCGGCGAGATCGCCCTTCGCATCCTCAGGGCCTGCAAGGAGCTCGGCATCGCGACCGTCGCCGTGCACTCCACCGCCGACGCCGACGCCATGCATGTGCGCCTGTCGGACGAGAGCGTTTGCATCGGACCGCCGGCGTCCAAGGACAGCTATCTCAACGTGCCCGCGCTGCTCGCGGCCTGCGAGATCACGGGCGCCGATGCCGTGCATCCCGGTTACGGCTTCCTGTCCGAGAATGCCCGCTTTGCGGAGATCCTCTCAGAGCACAATCTGCATTTCATCGGTCCCAAGGCCGAGCACATCCGCCTGATGGGCGACAAGATCGAGGCGAAGAAGACCGCCAAGAAGCTCGGCATTCCCGTGGTGCCCGGCTCGGACGGGGCGGTCGGCCCCGATGACGACGCGCTGGGGATCGCCAGGACAATCGGCTTTCCAGTGTTGGTGAAAGCGGCGGCCGGCGGCGGTGGCCGCGGCATGAAGGTGGCGCACAGCGAGGCCGACCTCCTGATGGCGCTGTCGACGGCGGCCAACGAAGCCAAATCCGCCTTCGGCGATGCCTCCGTCTATCTCGAAAAATATCTCCAGAAGCCGCGCCACATTGAGATCCAGATTCTCGGCGACGGTCGCGGCGGCGCGATCCATCTCGGCGAGCGCGACTGCTCGCTGCAACGCCGTCACCAGAAGGTCTGGGAAGAGGGCCCCTCGCCCGTCCTTGCCGCCGCCGCGCGCGCCAAGATCGGCGAAACCTGCGCCAAGGCGATGCGCGACATGAAATATCTCGGCGTCGGCACCATCGAATTCCTCTACGAGGACGGCGAGTTCTACTTCATCGAGATGAACACCCGCATCCAGGTCGAGCATCCCGTCACCGAGAGCATCACCGACATCGACCTCGTGCTGGAGCAGATCCGCATCGCCGCCGGCGGCGATTTGCCGGCAAGGCAGGAAGATATCCAGGTCATCGGCCATGCGATCGAGTGCCGCATCAACGCCGAGAATCCCCAGACCTTCCGCCCCTCGCCCGGCCGCATCTTGCAATACCATCCGCCCGGCGGCCTCGGCGTCCGCATCGATTCCGCGGTGTACCAAGGCTACACGATCCCGCCCTATTACGATTCCCTGGTCGGCAAGCTGATCGTGCACGGCAAGACCCGCGCCGAATGCCTGATGCGATTGCGCCGGGCCCTGGACGAGATGGTCGTGGAAGGCATCGAGACCACGCTGCCGCTGTTCCGCGCGCTGGTGCGGGAAGACGACATCATCAACGGCGACTATCACATCCACTGGCTGGAACAGTACCTCGCCGGCAAGACGGAACCCCCTCCGCGATAA
- the accB gene encoding acetyl-CoA carboxylase biotin carboxyl carrier protein yields MARQPDDKAAAKFSSEDSALVRELALLLDETSLTEIEIERAGLRLRVARNISVAATMPMQMAAAPAALPAASAAPAATGPDLSKHPGAVSSPMVGTAYWSPEPGAKPFIEVGSKVSVGQTLLIIEAMKTMNQIPSPRAGTVTQILVEDGQPVEYGEPLVIIE; encoded by the coding sequence ATGGCGCGCCAGCCAGACGACAAAGCAGCCGCAAAGTTTTCCAGCGAGGATTCCGCGCTCGTCCGTGAGCTCGCCCTGCTGCTCGATGAGACCAGTCTCACCGAGATCGAGATCGAACGGGCAGGCCTGCGCCTGCGCGTCGCCCGCAACATCAGCGTTGCCGCGACCATGCCGATGCAGATGGCAGCCGCTCCCGCCGCCCTGCCGGCAGCCTCCGCCGCGCCTGCCGCCACCGGACCCGACCTGTCGAAGCATCCCGGCGCCGTCAGTTCGCCGATGGTCGGCACCGCCTATTGGTCACCGGAGCCCGGCGCCAAGCCGTTCATCGAGGTCGGCAGCAAGGTTTCGGTCGGACAGACGCTGCTGATCATCGAAGCCATGAAGACCATGAACCAGATCCCCTCGCCGCGCGCCGGCACGGTGACGCAGATCCTGGTCGAGGACGGCCAGCCGGTCGAGTACGGCGAGCCGCTGGTGATTATTGAGTAA
- the aroQ gene encoding type II 3-dehydroquinate dehydratase translates to MAEPATDTILVLNGPNLNMLGTREPEKYGHATLADVEALCRDTAASFGLKADCRQSNREGELIDFIHEAHARKMKGIIVNAGGYSHTSIALHDALLAVQIPTVEVHVTNIHARESFRHHSYTARAAFASLCGFGIEGYRLAIQGLAAKLAIKPKA, encoded by the coding sequence ATGGCCGAACCAGCAACCGATACGATCCTCGTTCTCAACGGGCCTAACCTCAACATGTTGGGGACGCGCGAGCCCGAGAAGTACGGCCACGCCACGCTGGCCGACGTCGAGGCGCTGTGCCGGGACACGGCCGCCAGCTTCGGCCTCAAGGCTGACTGCCGGCAGTCCAATCGCGAGGGCGAGCTGATCGACTTCATCCACGAGGCGCATGCCCGCAAGATGAAGGGCATCATCGTCAATGCCGGCGGCTATTCGCACACCTCGATCGCGCTGCATGACGCGCTGCTCGCGGTGCAGATCCCGACGGTCGAAGTGCATGTGACCAACATCCACGCCCGCGAGAGCTTTCGTCACCACTCCTACACCGCGCGTGCGGCTTTCGCCTCGCTCTGCGGATTCGGCATCGAGGGCTACCGCCTCGCCATCCAGGGCCTTGCCGCCAAGCTTGCCATCAAGCCCAAAGCCTGA
- a CDS encoding DUF1236 domain-containing protein: MLNRFMISVAAAALVAGAGVANAQGMKGDTGGAAGAQPTQHAQPSGGAADHGGAMGRDKGTVGQAGGAMKPGGAAEDKSSGTMEKSGGMEKSGAMNKNSADDKAGASKGDVKGEHAQGAQDKSKSMSSDSTTKSDSTKSGAKDMKAEDNKAGGAAKSNNAENRPGTTDGKSQTTTGNAPATAAAPPAEKRTEISTAIKSTKIQETTNVNFNISVGTAIPASVHFHPLPPRIVEIYPQWRGYEVIYVRGQYVIVRPQTREIVYIIEG; this comes from the coding sequence ATGTTGAACCGCTTTATGATCTCGGTTGCCGCGGCCGCACTCGTCGCCGGCGCCGGTGTGGCGAACGCACAGGGCATGAAAGGCGACACCGGCGGTGCGGCCGGCGCACAGCCGACGCAGCACGCGCAGCCTTCGGGTGGTGCGGCAGACCATGGCGGCGCCATGGGCCGGGACAAGGGCACTGTCGGCCAGGCCGGCGGCGCCATGAAGCCCGGCGGAGCCGCCGAGGACAAGTCGTCCGGCACCATGGAGAAATCCGGCGGGATGGAAAAGTCCGGTGCGATGAACAAGAACTCGGCCGACGATAAGGCCGGCGCGAGCAAGGGCGACGTCAAGGGTGAGCACGCCCAGGGCGCCCAGGACAAGTCAAAGAGCATGAGTTCGGACTCGACGACCAAGTCGGATTCCACCAAGTCCGGCGCGAAGGACATGAAGGCCGAGGACAACAAGGCGGGCGGCGCCGCCAAGAGCAACAATGCCGAGAACCGTCCGGGCACCACCGACGGCAAGTCTCAGACCACGACGGGTAACGCCCCCGCGACCGCGGCTGCGCCGCCCGCAGAGAAGCGGACTGAAATCTCGACGGCGATCAAGTCGACCAAGATCCAGGAGACCACCAACGTCAACTTCAACATCTCGGTCGGCACCGCGATCCCGGCATCGGTCCACTTCCATCCGCTGCCGCCCCGGATCGTGGAGATCTATCCGCAATGGCGTGGCTATGAAGTCATCTACGTCCGCGGCCAGTACGTGATCGTCCGTCCGCAGACGCGCGAGATCGTCTACATCATCGAAGGCTAA
- a CDS encoding DsbA family protein → MPSLRLLAPALFALALFGAAAPASADSFSDGQRTDIEKIIKNYLVSHPEVLEEAMAELSKRQAAAETQKHEASVTQNADAIFNSPRQVVLGNKDGDVTFVEFFDYNCGYCKRAMDDMLTLMKSDPKLKVVLKEFPVLSQGSVEAAQVAVAVRMQDPSGKKYLDFHQKLLGGRGAADKARALQAAKEAGLDTARIEKDLASPEVRATIEENFKLAEAMGMNGTPSYVIGKQIVIGAVGVEGLKEKIGIARCGKATC, encoded by the coding sequence ATGCCTTCGCTGCGCCTGCTTGCTCCCGCGCTGTTTGCGCTCGCTTTGTTCGGCGCGGCCGCGCCCGCCTCGGCCGACAGTTTCTCCGATGGCCAGCGCACCGATATCGAGAAGATCATCAAGAACTATCTCGTCAGCCATCCCGAGGTGCTCGAAGAGGCGATGGCCGAGCTCAGCAAGCGCCAGGCCGCGGCCGAGACGCAGAAGCACGAGGCCAGCGTCACGCAGAATGCGGACGCGATCTTCAACTCGCCGCGCCAGGTCGTGCTCGGCAACAAGGACGGCGACGTCACCTTCGTCGAGTTCTTCGATTACAATTGCGGCTACTGCAAGCGCGCGATGGACGACATGCTCACCCTGATGAAAAGCGATCCGAAGCTGAAGGTGGTGCTGAAGGAGTTTCCGGTGCTGAGTCAGGGCTCGGTCGAGGCGGCGCAGGTGGCGGTTGCCGTGCGCATGCAGGATCCCTCCGGCAAGAAATATCTCGACTTCCACCAGAAGCTGCTCGGCGGCCGCGGCGCCGCCGACAAGGCGCGCGCGCTTCAAGCCGCCAAGGAAGCCGGCCTCGACACCGCCAGGATCGAGAAGGACCTCGCCAGCCCCGAGGTGCGCGCCACCATCGAGGAGAACTTCAAGCTCGCCGAAGCGATGGGCATGAACGGCACGCCGAGCTACGTGATCGGCAAGCAGATCGTGATCGGCGCCGTCGGCGTCGAAGGCCTGAAGGAAAAGATCGGCATTGCCCGCTGTGGCAAGGCGACCTGCTGA